One genomic region from Amycolatopsis sp. FBCC-B4732 encodes:
- the sufB gene encoding Fe-S cluster assembly protein SufB → MTAAAEQRTPTTAPLSQEETIESLGKYAFGWADSDEAGASARRGLNEDVVTDISGKKSEPEWMREARLKALKLFEKKPMPNWGADLSGIDFDNIKYFVRSSEKQAASWEDLPEDIKNTYDKLGIPEAEKQRLVAGVAAQYESEVVYHSIREDLEAQGVLFLDTDTALREQPELFEEYFGSVIPAGDNKFSALNTAVWSGGSFIYVPKGVHVDIPLQAYFRINTENMGQFERTLIIVDEDAYVHYVEGCTAPIYQSDSLHSAVVEIIVKKGARCRYTTIQNWSNNVYNLVTKRAKCEAGATMEWIDGNIGSKVTMKYPSVFLMGEHAKGEVLSVAFAGEGQHQDAGAKMEHLAPHTSSTIVSKSVARGGGRTSYRGLVRVAKRAHHSRSSVVCDALLVDTISRSDTYPYVDIRNDEVSMGHEATVSKVSEDQLFYLMSRGLDEAEAMAMIVRGFVEPIARELPMEYALELNRLIELQMEGSVG, encoded by the coding sequence ATGACTGCCGCTGCCGAGCAGCGCACTCCCACCACCGCGCCACTGAGCCAGGAAGAGACCATCGAGTCCCTTGGCAAGTACGCGTTCGGCTGGGCCGACTCCGACGAGGCGGGCGCCAGCGCCCGTCGCGGGCTTAACGAAGATGTCGTCACCGACATCTCCGGGAAGAAGTCCGAGCCGGAGTGGATGCGCGAAGCGCGACTGAAGGCGCTCAAGCTCTTCGAAAAGAAGCCCATGCCCAACTGGGGGGCCGACCTCTCCGGGATCGACTTCGACAACATCAAGTACTTCGTCCGCTCCAGCGAGAAGCAGGCTGCGAGCTGGGAAGACCTTCCCGAGGACATCAAGAACACCTACGACAAGCTCGGCATCCCCGAGGCGGAGAAGCAGCGCCTCGTCGCCGGTGTCGCGGCGCAGTACGAGTCCGAGGTCGTCTACCACTCGATCCGCGAGGACCTCGAGGCCCAGGGCGTCCTCTTCCTGGACACCGACACGGCGCTCCGGGAGCAGCCGGAGCTGTTCGAGGAGTACTTCGGCTCGGTCATCCCGGCCGGCGACAACAAGTTCTCCGCGCTGAACACGGCGGTCTGGTCCGGCGGCTCGTTCATCTACGTGCCGAAGGGCGTGCACGTGGACATCCCGCTGCAGGCCTACTTCCGGATCAACACCGAGAACATGGGCCAGTTCGAGCGCACCCTGATCATCGTCGACGAAGACGCCTACGTGCACTACGTCGAGGGGTGCACGGCGCCGATCTACCAGTCCGACTCGCTGCACTCGGCGGTCGTGGAGATCATCGTCAAGAAGGGCGCCCGCTGCCGCTACACGACCATCCAGAACTGGTCGAACAACGTCTACAACCTGGTCACCAAGCGCGCCAAGTGCGAAGCGGGCGCGACCATGGAATGGATCGACGGCAACATCGGTTCCAAGGTGACGATGAAGTACCCGTCGGTCTTCCTCATGGGCGAGCACGCCAAGGGTGAGGTCCTCTCGGTCGCGTTCGCGGGCGAGGGTCAGCACCAGGACGCGGGCGCCAAGATGGAGCACCTCGCGCCGCACACCTCCTCGACGATCGTGTCGAAGTCGGTGGCGCGCGGCGGCGGCCGGACGTCGTACCGCGGCCTGGTCCGCGTGGCGAAGCGGGCGCACCACTCGCGCTCCAGCGTGGTCTGCGACGCGCTGCTCGTCGACACCATCTCGCGGTCGGACACGTACCCGTACGTGGACATCCGCAACGACGAGGTGTCGATGGGCCACGAGGCCACGGTGTCCAAGGTCAGCGAGGACCAGCTGTTCTACCTGATGTCGCGCGGTCTCGACGAGGCCGAGGCGATGGCGATGATCGTGCGCGGCTTCGTGGAGCCGATCGCCCGTGAGCTGCCGATGGAGTACGCGCTCGAGCTGAACCGCCTGATCGAGCTCCAGATGGAAGGGTCCGTCGGCTAG
- a CDS encoding metalloregulator ArsR/SmtB family transcription factor, whose amino-acid sequence MPRATLPHVPSQVSAEGKTRQEVARLLLEQGPMTAVVVAEQLGISPAAVRRHLDALLADGEAETRDAPRRGPRGRGRPAKLFLLTEPGRARFGHAYDDLAVSAIRFLAEHAGEDAVRAFAEQRVEKLVGPHRPAITGSSDPAARAEALATALSREGYAASTRQVGAPAPGQNVSGTSHNVGAQLCQHHCPVAHVAAEFPQLCEAETEAFARLLGTHVQRLATIARGDSACTTHVPVTTGNPAHPEPGSTVPTGREARIPNGGKPA is encoded by the coding sequence ATGCCCCGCGCCACGCTCCCGCACGTCCCGTCGCAGGTCAGCGCCGAGGGCAAGACCCGGCAAGAGGTCGCCCGGCTGCTGCTGGAACAGGGTCCCATGACCGCGGTCGTGGTCGCCGAGCAGCTCGGGATCAGCCCGGCGGCGGTCCGCCGCCACCTGGACGCGCTGCTCGCCGACGGCGAAGCCGAGACCCGGGACGCGCCGCGCCGCGGACCCCGGGGCCGGGGCCGTCCGGCGAAGCTGTTCCTGCTCACCGAGCCCGGCCGCGCCCGGTTCGGCCACGCCTACGACGACCTCGCCGTCTCCGCCATCCGCTTCCTCGCCGAGCACGCCGGCGAAGACGCCGTACGCGCCTTCGCCGAACAGCGCGTCGAGAAGCTGGTCGGCCCGCACCGCCCGGCGATCACCGGTTCGAGTGATCCGGCGGCGCGCGCGGAGGCCTTGGCCACCGCGTTGAGCAGGGAGGGCTACGCTGCGTCGACCCGTCAGGTGGGTGCTCCGGCACCCGGTCAGAACGTCTCCGGCACCAGCCACAACGTCGGAGCGCAGCTTTGCCAGCACCACTGTCCGGTCGCCCACGTCGCCGCGGAGTTCCCGCAGCTGTGCGAGGCCGAGACCGAGGCGTTCGCGCGGCTGCTGGGCACCCACGTCCAGCGGCTGGCGACCATCGCACGCGGTGACTCCGCGTGCACCACACACGTGCCCGTCACGACGGGTAACCCGGCCCATCCCGAGCCGGGAAGCACGGTGCCCACTGGGCGCGAAGCACGGATCCCGAATGGAGGGAAACCCGCATGA
- the mptB gene encoding polyprenol phosphomannose-dependent alpha 1,6 mannosyltransferase MptB: MGEQDQQAAVIATESTHPVTLSPVRPLEPLPLEADERRGLNVVRRFGTVGSLFLALGSLGAGAAPVINPVQEIPVLRLFTRIPTVSLAIAISGMGILVLSWLMLGRFARPDRARLASQGQLSRTIALWVLPLLVIPPLFSRDVYSYLAQSEIVHRGMDPYVLGPAQALGVADPYTAGVSNMWRETPAPYGPLVLRLGGWLAPLAGNSIAVGVLLQRVLALAGVVLIVWALPRLARRFGVQPATALWLGALNPLLIFHFVAGAHNDALAVGLMLAGLEVGIRKLPIRVKGDTPPPLARGELLYIGLGVAIITLGVAVKLPAVFALPFFAVMVARRWHGRLKDLFLAGAPMAAWFGVVLVAVCFGTGLGFGWFGATFNTPGLVRSWISPTAELANLSGVLGIALGLGNHTDGLVPILGALGYLVAVAITFKFLWDSFKWRYRPIIGLGVSLGAVMILQINLQPWYVLWAVIPLAAAAGTSRFRVAATVLSAALPFLLPPTGSTFDGRPYVLPFAYVAAIVVCGGGMLIVRRLAPVLLSRPSPRLPARADAVS, translated from the coding sequence GTGGGTGAGCAGGACCAGCAGGCGGCGGTGATCGCGACCGAAAGCACGCACCCGGTGACGCTTTCGCCCGTCCGCCCCCTCGAACCGCTGCCCCTCGAGGCCGACGAGCGGCGCGGGCTGAACGTCGTGCGCCGGTTCGGCACGGTCGGGTCGCTCTTCCTCGCGCTCGGCTCGCTCGGCGCCGGTGCCGCCCCGGTGATCAACCCGGTGCAGGAGATCCCGGTGCTGCGGCTGTTCACCCGGATCCCGACGGTGTCGCTGGCCATCGCCATCTCCGGGATGGGCATCCTGGTGCTCAGCTGGCTGATGCTCGGCCGCTTCGCCCGGCCCGACCGCGCGCGGCTCGCGTCGCAGGGCCAGCTCTCCCGCACCATCGCGCTGTGGGTGCTGCCGCTGCTGGTGATCCCGCCGCTGTTCTCCCGCGACGTCTACAGCTACCTCGCGCAGAGCGAGATCGTGCACCGCGGCATGGACCCGTACGTGCTGGGTCCGGCGCAGGCCCTCGGCGTCGCCGACCCGTACACCGCGGGCGTGTCGAACATGTGGCGCGAGACGCCGGCGCCGTACGGGCCGCTGGTGCTGCGCCTCGGCGGCTGGCTGGCGCCCTTGGCGGGCAACAGCATCGCGGTCGGCGTGCTGCTGCAGCGCGTGCTCGCGCTGGCCGGTGTGGTCCTCATCGTCTGGGCGCTGCCGCGGCTGGCGCGCCGCTTCGGCGTGCAGCCCGCGACCGCGCTGTGGCTCGGCGCGCTGAACCCGCTGCTGATCTTCCACTTCGTCGCCGGCGCCCACAACGACGCGCTCGCCGTCGGCCTGATGCTCGCCGGGCTGGAGGTGGGCATCCGGAAGCTGCCGATCCGGGTGAAGGGCGACACACCCCCGCCACTGGCGCGAGGCGAACTGCTCTACATCGGGCTCGGCGTGGCCATCATCACGCTCGGGGTGGCGGTGAAGCTGCCCGCGGTGTTCGCGTTGCCGTTCTTCGCCGTGATGGTGGCGCGGCGCTGGCACGGCCGGCTCAAGGACCTGTTCCTGGCGGGCGCGCCGATGGCGGCGTGGTTCGGCGTCGTGCTGGTCGCCGTCTGCTTCGGCACCGGGCTCGGCTTCGGCTGGTTCGGGGCGACGTTCAACACCCCCGGCCTGGTCCGCTCCTGGATCTCCCCCACCGCGGAGCTGGCCAACCTGTCCGGCGTCCTGGGCATCGCGCTCGGGCTCGGCAACCACACCGACGGCCTGGTGCCGATCCTCGGCGCCCTGGGCTACCTCGTCGCCGTGGCCATCACCTTCAAGTTCCTGTGGGACAGCTTCAAGTGGCGCTACCGGCCGATCATCGGGCTGGGCGTGTCGCTGGGCGCGGTGATGATCCTGCAGATCAACCTGCAGCCCTGGTACGTGCTGTGGGCGGTGATCCCGCTGGCCGCCGCGGCCGGGACGTCCCGCTTCCGGGTGGCCGCGACGGTGCTGTCGGCGGCCCTGCCGTTCCTGCTCCCGCCGACCGGCAGCACGTTCGACGGCCGCCCGTACGTGCTGCCGTTCGCCTACGTCGCGGCGATCGTCGTCTGCGGCGGCGGGATGCTGATCGTCCGGCGGCTGGCGCCCGTGCTGCTGTCCAGGCCGTCCCCGCGGCTGCCCGCGCGGGCCGACGCCGTATCGTGA
- a CDS encoding ABC transporter ATP-binding protein — translation MSAPAVEITGLVKSYGSTRAVDGLDLRMERGSLLALLGPNGAGKTTTVELCEGFLKPDAGTVRVLGLDPVRESAALRPRVGIMPQGGGAYPGVRADEMLRLVASCAASPLDPAWLLETLGLTSVRRTPFKRLSGGQQQRLSLACALIGRPELVFLDEPTAGMDPQARRLVWDLLAALRRDGVSVLLTTHLMEEAEALADTVVIVDHGKVVVSGAPQSLTMDETGAAGLRFKARTRLDTELLAAALPEGYAVRESAPGTYVVAGSIDPQVVSTVTAWCAQQGVLPDDLQVGRRTLEEVFLELTGRELRA, via the coding sequence GTGAGTGCCCCCGCCGTCGAGATCACCGGGCTGGTCAAAAGCTACGGCTCCACCCGCGCGGTCGACGGTCTCGACCTGCGGATGGAGCGCGGCAGCCTGCTCGCCCTGCTCGGCCCGAACGGGGCCGGCAAGACCACCACCGTCGAGCTCTGCGAAGGCTTCCTCAAGCCTGACGCGGGCACTGTCCGGGTGCTGGGGCTCGACCCGGTCCGCGAATCGGCGGCCCTGCGCCCCCGCGTCGGGATCATGCCCCAGGGCGGCGGCGCGTACCCCGGCGTCCGCGCCGACGAGATGCTGCGGCTGGTGGCGTCCTGCGCGGCCTCGCCGCTGGACCCGGCCTGGCTCCTGGAGACCCTCGGGCTGACGTCGGTGCGCCGGACGCCGTTCAAGCGCCTCTCCGGCGGCCAGCAGCAGCGGCTGTCACTGGCGTGCGCGCTGATCGGCCGCCCCGAGCTGGTGTTCCTCGACGAGCCGACGGCGGGCATGGACCCCCAGGCCCGCCGCCTGGTGTGGGACCTGCTGGCGGCCCTGCGCCGCGACGGCGTCTCGGTGCTGCTGACCACGCACCTGATGGAGGAGGCGGAGGCGCTGGCCGACACGGTGGTGATCGTCGACCACGGCAAGGTCGTCGTCTCGGGAGCGCCCCAGTCGTTGACGATGGACGAGACGGGCGCGGCGGGCCTGCGCTTCAAGGCCCGCACCCGCCTCGACACGGAGCTGCTGGCGGCGGCGCTGCCGGAGGGTTACGCGGTCCGCGAGTCGGCTCCGGGCACGTACGTGGTGGCCGGTTCGATCGACCCGCAGGTGGTCTCGACGGTCACGGCGTGGTGCGCTCAGCAGGGCGTGCTGCCCGACGACCTGCAGGTGGGCAGGCGGACGCTCGAAGAGGTCTTCCTGGAGCTGACCGGACGGGAGCTGCGGGCATGA